GAGCTGCTCATAAAACCAGTCCCAAGCAAACACGTCACCAGGATCGGATTTGCGCTCTGGTGCGATGTGACAGTGCCCAACGATGCGCTGTTTGGTGATTGCTGGATACTCCTCGCGCAGCAGCCGCGTAAGCCGGACAAGACTCTTATATTGTTCACTGGTATAGGGCGTGACCTCATCGCCTTCCAGCTCGATACCTATCGAAAAATCGTTACAGTTCCCCCGCCCCTTGAATGATGATAAGCCAGCATGCCAGGCCTGCAGATTGAGTGGCACGTATTGGGTTATGTGGCCGTGCCGATCGAGCAGGAAATGGGCTGAGACCTGCAACCGAGATATTTGAGCAAAATATGGGTGAGCATGAGGATCTAGCTGATTGGTAAAAAGATCATCTATCCATTTAGAACCGGCAAACTGACCTGGAGGTAGACTTATAGAATGGATCACCAGAAGATCAATCTCGCTTCCAGCAGGGCGCGGAGCACAATTCTTACTGATAATGTGGCGTGCAGGCCACAGCCAACCAGATCCAATATACATAGTGCCTAATTCTATTCGATGGCGGCTTTTGGGAAGCTCGCGCAGCTAATCTGATTCAATATATCGACCTCCCAGAGATGACTCGCCGTGGAAAGACAAGCATGAACTCAGAGCCTTTATCTGGAGTGCTTTTTATGTGCAATCGGCCTGCGTGACGCTGCATCACATGCTTGACTATGGCTAGCCCCAGACCGGTGCCTCCGGTTGCATTAGAACGGCCTTTATCGACGCGGTAGAACCTTTCGGTAAGCCTATTGATGTGCTCTTGAGGTATGCCTATGCCTGTATCTTCGACCACACCGTAGGCGCCGTTAGCGTCAGAGAACCAGCGCACCCTGATTTTGCCCCCGTCAGGGGTATAGCGCACAGCGTTGGACAGGAGATTGGAAAACGCGCTGCGTAGCTCACTCTCTGATCCGTATATTTGCAGCCCCGGCTCTGCCTCAAGCTCTATCTGATGTTCTCTATCGCCAGATAAGGCCCGCGACTCGGCGCATAGCTTATCGAGCAGGTTGCCGACATCTACCGGCCATTGCTCAGGGGATGGCGCCGCGGTCTCCAGGCGTGAGAGCATGAGCAGATCCTGTACTAATGTCTGCATACGCTGCGCTTGCTCGTGGAGCAGCTGAATCGGCTGCGCCCACTCTGGCTCTTTTGCCGCCAGTTCATCACGCATTTCATCGGCGACGCCGTAGATTACCGTCAAAGGTGTTTTCAGTTCATGCGAAACGTTGGATACAAAATCACGCCGCATCGTCTCTAAGCGCTCGGTTCGGGTCGTATCACGGGCTATCAGCAGACGTTGGTCCCGGCCATATGGCACTAACCGAACCTCTAGGGTAGTGCCGCGCCTAACCGGCGAGGTCAATGATAACGGCTCACCGGAATAGCCATGGCGGATATACTCCCTAAGTTCCGAGCTGCGAATGAGATTAGTAATGTGTTGACGCTCATCATCAGGCCAACGCAGCCCCAACAAACGCTTTGCGGCATCGTTCCACCACACCACACGGTCACCGCGCTGGAGCACTACGGTGGCATCCGGCATAGCCTTTGCCGAATCACGGTACTCCCGGATAAGGCCACGTAAACGCTGCTGGCGCTCGCGTTGGCGGCGCTGACGGCGACTTAAGGCGTGGAATAACTCCCCCCACAGCCCCCAGGATAGGGGCGGCTCAACTCTCCTGCCGAGTCGCACCCAGCGCTCCAAACGCGATAACTGCCATAGATTCCAGATAAAGACCAAGCCGAGCAGCAGACTCAGGATTTCCAGCCACCAGCCAGTAACAAAAGCTAGCCCCGCAGCAACACCACTTAGTGCAGATAAACGGGCCCAAAACGAGGGCCATGGACTGCGCGTCAGCATAAATATGGCCACTTGACAAGCGAGAGATTTTGTTCAGGCAGCATGCCAGTTTTTTAACTCTGTAGCGGCAAGAATAAACACACCGTGCCCACCGCGCTCTAACTCAACCCACATAGCCGGTAAGTTGGGGAAGGTTTTTGCTACTGCATCGTCACTATCACCAACTTCAACAACCAAAATTCCGTCTTCGGACAAATAACGGCTAGCCCCATCGACAATGCGCCGCACCACATCCAAGCCATCATCGCCCCCGGCAAGGGCATTTAATGGTTCA
This Halorhodospira halochloris DNA region includes the following protein-coding sequences:
- the ampD gene encoding 1,6-anhydro-N-acetylmuramyl-L-alanine amidase AmpD, which produces MYIGSGWLWPARHIISKNCAPRPAGSEIDLLVIHSISLPPGQFAGSKWIDDLFTNQLDPHAHPYFAQISRLQVSAHFLLDRHGHITQYVPLNLQAWHAGLSSFKGRGNCNDFSIGIELEGDEVTPYTSEQYKSLVRLTRLLREEYPAITKQRIVGHCHIAPERKSDPGDVFAWDWFYEQL
- the phoR gene encoding phosphate regulon sensor histidine kinase PhoR, translated to MLTRSPWPSFWARLSALSGVAAGLAFVTGWWLEILSLLLGLVFIWNLWQLSRLERWVRLGRRVEPPLSWGLWGELFHALSRRQRRQRERQQRLRGLIREYRDSAKAMPDATVVLQRGDRVVWWNDAAKRLLGLRWPDDERQHITNLIRSSELREYIRHGYSGEPLSLTSPVRRGTTLEVRLVPYGRDQRLLIARDTTRTERLETMRRDFVSNVSHELKTPLTVIYGVADEMRDELAAKEPEWAQPIQLLHEQAQRMQTLVQDLLMLSRLETAAPSPEQWPVDVGNLLDKLCAESRALSGDREHQIELEAEPGLQIYGSESELRSAFSNLLSNAVRYTPDGGKIRVRWFSDANGAYGVVEDTGIGIPQEHINRLTERFYRVDKGRSNATGGTGLGLAIVKHVMQRHAGRLHIKSTPDKGSEFMLVFPRRVISGRSIY